In one Sphingobium sp. MI1205 genomic region, the following are encoded:
- a CDS encoding Crp/Fnr family transcriptional regulator, whose product MAGDALDLIQTQAIARSMSAGSTLIDEGSACSTLYLLLDGWAFRYATTADGSRQILAVLLPGDFCNLDSLSLSRPDYGIRTITPAKFLAVERSRAIELSQSSSEVAQLFLSRMAIENALLGRWTLCLGRKSAMARLAHLLCELVARLDGARDGDAVQLDLPLRQEQIADILGLTTVHVNRTIRHLCSLGVIERRGSRIDIPCVTKLLRVAEFDESYLHRSERTRSWLLGRNSDAGSPFSGRELCS is encoded by the coding sequence ATGGCCGGTGATGCACTCGACCTTATCCAAACCCAGGCCATAGCGCGATCGATGTCGGCGGGCTCGACTTTGATCGATGAAGGCAGCGCGTGCAGCACGCTTTATCTGTTGCTGGATGGATGGGCGTTCCGCTACGCCACCACCGCCGATGGATCGCGGCAAATACTGGCGGTTTTGCTGCCGGGAGATTTCTGCAACCTTGATTCCCTGAGCCTGTCGCGTCCCGATTACGGGATCCGCACTATCACCCCGGCAAAATTCCTGGCGGTGGAGCGCAGCCGCGCCATCGAGCTTAGCCAGTCATCCAGCGAGGTGGCCCAGCTATTCCTGAGCCGAATGGCGATCGAGAATGCGTTGCTCGGCCGTTGGACATTATGCCTGGGCCGCAAGTCGGCCATGGCGCGTCTGGCACATCTTCTGTGCGAACTCGTGGCCCGACTGGACGGCGCGCGTGACGGCGATGCAGTGCAACTCGATCTGCCGCTCCGTCAGGAACAGATCGCCGATATTCTCGGGCTGACGACGGTCCACGTCAACCGGACGATCCGGCATCTTTGCTCCCTGGGTGTCATAGAGAGACGCGGATCAAGAATAGATATTCCATGCGTAACGAAATTGTTGAGGGTCGCGGAGTTCGACGAAAGCTATCTCCATCGGTCGGAACGGACCAGATCTTGGCTCCTTGGACGCAATTCCGATGCGGGCTCTCCGTTCAGTGGCCGAGAGCTATGCTCATGA
- a CDS encoding Crp/Fnr family transcriptional regulator, with translation MSQPTKSYVRNCLLSSLSAVAYETVRPHLESVTLEKGDVLIERDTPFTHVHFFDRGIGSMVVATPDSRRVEVGIFGRDGMSGISAVLGVDRVSQQTLVQVAGDGYRMEVAALRQALAASPELLAKLLLYIQTMITQASFTALSNANQLIEERLARWLLMCHDRVDGDDIGITHEFLSIMLAVQRPSVTSALHVIEGNGFIRSTRGNIKILDREALVEFSDSSYGVPEAEYRRLIGEPS, from the coding sequence ATGTCTCAGCCCACCAAATCGTACGTGCGGAACTGCCTGCTGTCATCCTTGTCGGCGGTGGCTTACGAGACCGTGCGACCCCATCTGGAATCGGTCACGCTCGAAAAAGGAGATGTGCTGATCGAACGGGACACGCCATTCACGCATGTTCACTTTTTCGACCGGGGGATCGGTTCGATGGTGGTGGCGACGCCCGATAGTCGCCGCGTCGAAGTCGGCATTTTCGGGCGCGACGGCATGTCGGGGATCAGCGCCGTCCTTGGAGTGGACCGGGTTTCGCAGCAGACCCTCGTTCAGGTCGCCGGGGATGGTTATCGGATGGAGGTCGCCGCATTGCGCCAGGCGCTTGCTGCCTCGCCAGAATTGCTCGCAAAGCTGCTGCTTTATATCCAGACCATGATCACGCAGGCGAGTTTCACAGCCCTCTCCAATGCCAATCAACTGATCGAAGAACGGCTCGCCCGCTGGCTGTTGATGTGCCACGATCGCGTCGATGGCGACGATATCGGCATCACACATGAATTTCTTTCCATCATGCTGGCGGTCCAGCGTCCCAGCGTGACTTCCGCGTTGCATGTCATCGAAGGCAACGGCTTCATCCGGTCCACGCGCGGCAATATCAAGATACTCGACCGGGAAGCGCTCGTCGAATTTTCCGACAGCAGCTACGGCGTCCCGGAAGCGGAATATCGCCGACTGATCGGCGAGCCGAGTTGA
- a CDS encoding DUF6894 family protein: MPDLAAARGEAVRAARQLLAAALLEGVDPQGVGFEISDEWGCNLLYVAFRDVLPPSFCDPPVGTAW, translated from the coding sequence TTGCCTGATCTGGCGGCTGCGCGAGGCGAAGCTGTCAGAGCTGCCAGGCAATTGCTGGCGGCGGCTCTGCTGGAAGGCGTCGATCCGCAGGGCGTCGGTTTTGAAATCAGCGATGAGTGGGGCTGCAACCTGCTTTACGTCGCCTTCCGCGATGTTCTGCCACCATCCTTCTGTGATCCGCCAGTCGGGACAGCTTGGTAA
- a CDS encoding glycoside hydrolase family 65 protein, with protein sequence MEKPISPDSVQGARGDDLPAYVGNGLIGLRVREVPLLPGSTILNGVVGLHTDETIEAAVPVPYPLAGDLGIGEAWLSEQPWSIGDLEQRYDFYHGELTSRFTFHQGELTIKVEALTFANRSDPVLVLQTVDLSANKPCEVRVRAMISTANVRGHAEERETGGKAEGRDGAMLWIPEGGMSCCGIACHSQCTAESEEPQFKEKCGSGPLITEYRIDLKSGKAVRLEQIAALVPSVVHHRPKQEAVRRLAKGLDLGFAKLRALNRESWAELWRGRITVDGASSEHQRLIDAGFFYLNSSAHRASAAATSMFGLASWPNYNYYYGHVMWDIDAFCVPPLLLVQPDAAKSLLDFRAGHLDAALAYAKLDGHAGLRFPWQAAPLSGEEATPGAGPAAAHAAHVSVHVARAFALHAEVTRDRRYVRDRGWTILAGVAEWLTSRLTMTERGAELLRATGPAEVPEPPNNDSFTLMAAFDLLTRTVRIGKAIGADVPTLWSDVLECLYLPERSNGAIPSHDDFNVNEPKGATPSPLAGFFPLYYPASDRQRKATLELFLPRWRDYVGSPMLPAFYPIWAAMTGDRGLALELFQEGYAAYDKGRFHQCLEYREDHADSKVPAGPFMANIGGMLMTMLLGLPGLEISGDDPASWGRRQVVLPAGWKSITVERLWAGGQPMRLIAEQGAERARLAPA encoded by the coding sequence GTGGAAAAGCCGATCAGTCCAGATTCGGTTCAGGGCGCTCGCGGCGACGATCTTCCCGCTTATGTTGGAAACGGGCTGATCGGCCTTAGAGTGCGTGAAGTCCCGTTGCTCCCCGGCTCCACGATCCTGAACGGTGTCGTGGGGCTACACACGGACGAAACGATCGAAGCAGCCGTCCCGGTTCCCTACCCGCTTGCTGGAGATCTGGGGATCGGCGAGGCATGGCTGTCCGAACAGCCGTGGTCGATCGGTGACCTGGAGCAGCGATATGATTTTTACCATGGCGAGTTGACGAGCCGCTTCACCTTCCATCAGGGCGAACTCACCATCAAGGTGGAGGCGCTGACTTTCGCCAATCGAAGCGACCCCGTTCTTGTTCTCCAGACGGTTGACTTATCCGCGAACAAGCCATGTGAAGTCCGGGTTCGTGCCATGATTTCTACGGCAAATGTGCGGGGGCATGCCGAAGAGCGCGAAACCGGTGGGAAGGCAGAAGGGCGCGATGGAGCCATGCTGTGGATCCCCGAGGGTGGGATGAGCTGTTGCGGCATCGCCTGCCACAGCCAATGCACGGCTGAATCGGAAGAGCCGCAGTTCAAGGAAAAGTGCGGATCGGGGCCCCTCATTACCGAATATCGAATCGACCTGAAGTCCGGGAAGGCCGTCCGCCTGGAGCAGATCGCCGCCCTCGTCCCGTCAGTTGTCCATCATCGGCCCAAACAGGAGGCGGTCCGCCGACTGGCGAAGGGGCTGGACCTCGGCTTCGCAAAGCTGCGCGCGCTCAATCGGGAGAGTTGGGCCGAACTCTGGCGAGGCCGCATCACCGTCGATGGAGCCAGCAGTGAACATCAGCGACTGATCGACGCAGGGTTTTTCTATCTGAACAGTTCCGCTCATCGAGCCTCGGCGGCTGCGACGTCCATGTTCGGCCTCGCGAGCTGGCCGAATTACAACTATTATTATGGCCATGTAATGTGGGACATCGACGCTTTCTGTGTTCCGCCCCTGCTTCTCGTCCAGCCGGACGCGGCGAAAAGCTTGCTCGACTTTCGGGCTGGCCATCTTGATGCCGCCCTCGCCTATGCCAAGCTCGACGGACATGCAGGACTTCGCTTCCCCTGGCAGGCCGCCCCGCTATCCGGTGAAGAGGCGACGCCCGGTGCGGGGCCTGCCGCAGCGCATGCGGCGCATGTGTCGGTTCATGTCGCGCGTGCCTTCGCTCTTCACGCCGAAGTCACTCGCGACAGACGCTACGTGCGGGATCGTGGATGGACTATTCTGGCCGGGGTGGCCGAGTGGCTGACATCGCGACTGACGATGACCGAGCGGGGGGCTGAACTGCTCAGGGCGACTGGCCCGGCGGAAGTGCCGGAGCCACCGAACAATGACAGCTTCACGCTGATGGCGGCATTCGACCTGCTCACCCGCACGGTCCGCATCGGCAAGGCTATCGGCGCCGATGTGCCGACCTTGTGGTCCGATGTTCTGGAGTGTCTCTATCTCCCGGAAAGAAGCAATGGTGCTATACCATCGCATGACGACTTTAACGTCAACGAGCCGAAGGGGGCGACGCCATCGCCCTTGGCCGGTTTCTTTCCGCTCTATTACCCTGCTTCCGATCGACAGAGGAAGGCGACGCTGGAGCTTTTCCTGCCCCGTTGGCGCGACTATGTGGGTTCGCCGATGTTGCCTGCCTTCTATCCCATCTGGGCAGCGATGACGGGCGACAGGGGCCTTGCCCTTGAACTGTTTCAGGAAGGCTATGCGGCTTATGACAAGGGCCGCTTCCACCAATGTCTCGAATATCGGGAGGATCACGCCGATTCTAAAGTGCCCGCAGGTCCCTTCATGGCCAATATCGGCGGCATGTTGATGACCATGCTGCTGGGACTGCCCGGGCTGGAAATTTCAGGGGATGACCCGGCCAGTTGGGGACGCCGGCAGGTGGTTCTGCCCGCCGGATGGAAGAGCATCACAGTCGAGCGGCTCTGGGCCGGGGGACAGCCAATGAGGCTTATCGCCGAGCAGGGGGCGGAACGGGCGCGGCTCGCCCCCGCATAG
- a CDS encoding DMT family transporter — MRRNRPVVAWPGPDGLPPQIEAGEEDAPASGRPILMVLGAVFFFTLSDAFAKKLGDNMPGFQIAWLRYILFFVFALWLAKRAGLSSPLSNQPSLQLRRAFCLLLSATLFLLGLGRLPVAEATAISFATPAFVTILSIPLLGEVVKRRRWTAVLLGLAGVIIVVRPGADAFTQAALFPLGSALCGALAVIFTRGIGDRDPLPTTLLWSSGIGLFALTISSPAWFVPMASREVLVAGLMGTLYAVGQWLLVAAYRQCDASFLAPFSYAQVLFATVVGLVVFRSWPDAISLAGILLIALSGAYTLYREGILGRLRARHGSWLRRSMRGRAAPVPPPARR; from the coding sequence ATGCGCCGCAATCGCCCTGTCGTTGCATGGCCCGGTCCCGACGGGCTGCCCCCGCAGATCGAGGCGGGAGAGGAAGATGCACCAGCGAGCGGACGACCTATCCTCATGGTCCTGGGCGCCGTGTTCTTCTTCACTCTTTCCGACGCTTTCGCCAAAAAGCTGGGCGACAACATGCCCGGCTTTCAGATTGCGTGGCTTCGCTACATTCTGTTTTTCGTCTTTGCGCTCTGGCTGGCGAAGCGGGCGGGGCTGTCTTCGCCCCTCAGCAATCAGCCCAGCCTTCAGCTTCGGCGGGCCTTTTGCCTGCTGCTTTCCGCTACTCTTTTCCTGCTCGGTCTCGGGCGTTTGCCTGTCGCAGAGGCCACAGCGATTTCCTTTGCAACGCCCGCGTTCGTCACCATCCTGTCCATCCCGCTACTGGGAGAGGTCGTGAAGCGTCGCCGCTGGACTGCGGTTCTGCTGGGCCTTGCGGGTGTTATCATCGTGGTTCGACCTGGAGCCGACGCTTTTACGCAGGCTGCGCTCTTTCCTCTGGGCTCCGCCCTTTGCGGCGCTTTGGCGGTGATCTTCACGCGCGGCATCGGCGATCGGGATCCGCTGCCAACCACGCTGCTATGGTCATCCGGCATCGGGTTATTCGCCCTCACCATCAGCAGCCCGGCGTGGTTCGTGCCGATGGCGAGCCGGGAAGTCTTGGTTGCCGGCCTGATGGGGACACTTTACGCGGTTGGCCAATGGCTGCTCGTGGCCGCTTATCGTCAGTGCGACGCATCCTTCCTTGCGCCCTTTTCCTATGCTCAAGTGCTGTTCGCCACTGTGGTAGGGCTTGTCGTCTTTCGAAGCTGGCCTGACGCCATTTCGCTCGCGGGAATTCTGCTCATAGCCCTTAGCGGAGCCTATACCCTCTACCGCGAAGGAATTTTGGGCCGCCTTCGCGCGCGCCACGGTTCCTGGCTGCGTCGATCTATGCGGGGGCGAGCCGCGCCCGTTCCGCCCCCTGCTCGGCGATAA
- a CDS encoding SDR family oxidoreductase yields MPHPADPPPAPVPSRNTDFRGRVAIITGAGRGIGRAFAVALAKTGCNLVLCDICDDLPEGTPYPKTSLEEFELTRKLTTDCGVDVVAEIADAGDPDVARRLVLLAQERFGRLDFLIANAALTIEGEIVDLSPETFEIVIRNNLLGVFNILSPALRVMREASRGRVVIIASGAARHAEANASPYVSSKWGLIGLAKTAALEVAKAGVTVNVILPGPVDTPMMSSAERFQQAVPDKDEPTRDDYLEARKNATPMGYAWVKPEDVAAAALFLLSDEARYVSGGTLSIDAADSANWT; encoded by the coding sequence ATGCCGCACCCCGCCGATCCACCCCCAGCGCCCGTCCCATCCCGGAATACCGACTTTCGCGGCCGTGTTGCCATTATCACGGGTGCGGGACGCGGCATTGGGCGAGCATTTGCCGTCGCCCTCGCCAAAACCGGCTGCAACCTCGTCCTGTGCGACATCTGTGATGATCTACCCGAGGGCACACCCTATCCAAAGACGAGCCTGGAGGAATTTGAACTGACGCGGAAGCTCACCACGGACTGTGGCGTCGATGTCGTGGCGGAAATCGCCGATGCTGGCGACCCAGACGTCGCCCGGAGGCTCGTTTTGCTGGCGCAGGAACGGTTTGGGCGGTTGGACTTCCTCATCGCCAATGCCGCGCTCACGATCGAAGGCGAGATTGTCGATCTGTCCCCCGAGACATTTGAAATAGTCATCCGCAACAACTTGCTTGGCGTCTTCAACATCCTCTCTCCTGCCCTGCGGGTGATGCGGGAGGCATCGCGCGGCCGTGTTGTCATCATAGCCTCTGGTGCCGCCCGGCACGCCGAAGCCAATGCATCGCCATATGTATCCTCAAAATGGGGACTGATCGGCCTGGCCAAGACGGCGGCACTGGAGGTGGCAAAGGCCGGTGTGACGGTAAACGTCATCTTGCCCGGTCCAGTCGATACGCCAATGATGTCGAGCGCGGAACGGTTCCAGCAAGCCGTGCCGGACAAGGACGAACCCACACGTGATGACTATCTGGAGGCCCGCAAGAACGCGACGCCCATGGGCTATGCCTGGGTCAAGCCGGAAGATGTCGCGGCAGCCGCCCTGTTTCTGCTGAGCGACGAGGCGCGCTATGTGAGCGGCGGCACGCTCAGCATCGACGCGGCAGACAGCGCCAACTGGACCTGA
- a CDS encoding DUF1003 domain-containing protein, translating into MSDPPHRPDEPAVTIPPPAPPNLSEALKRNIAALEARRRGEEQRASAQEKIAQAITRFTGSLRFVYLHLVLFGAWIALNLRLFPGFRPFDPTFVILATWASVEAIFLSTFVLISQNRAAAAADKRADLDLQISLLAEHEITKLVQMNLELAQHLGLRKADDPVIEDIARDVAPEAVLDEIEQQDRRPDP; encoded by the coding sequence ATGAGCGATCCTCCGCATCGTCCGGACGAACCAGCGGTCACGATACCGCCTCCTGCACCGCCCAATCTTTCTGAAGCACTGAAGCGGAACATCGCGGCGCTTGAAGCCAGGCGCCGCGGCGAAGAGCAACGGGCGAGCGCGCAGGAGAAAATCGCCCAGGCCATAACTCGGTTCACCGGCAGCTTGCGGTTCGTGTACCTTCACCTGGTGTTGTTTGGCGCATGGATTGCGCTTAATTTGCGCTTGTTTCCTGGCTTTCGGCCATTCGATCCCACATTCGTCATCTTGGCAACCTGGGCTTCCGTGGAAGCGATATTCCTGTCAACATTCGTTCTGATCAGCCAAAATCGCGCAGCGGCTGCGGCGGACAAGAGAGCCGATCTCGATCTTCAGATCAGCCTGCTAGCCGAACATGAGATCACCAAACTGGTACAGATGAATCTGGAACTGGCGCAGCATCTCGGACTCCGAAAAGCTGACGACCCAGTAATTGAAGACATCGCTCGCGATGTGGCACCCGAAGCAGTGCTGGACGAGATTGAGCAGCAGGACCGAAGGCCGGATCCCTAA
- a CDS encoding DUF4142 domain-containing protein — protein MRSDTSSAVIAIAAAAFGLLGACNQTSGVGGQDQLANGSATVAKHYEGPKPEGVSTTNDAVTTTFYIPQAAIGDMYEVEASAIALARARSPEVKAFARMMIEDHKKSSAALRHFVAENPVNIAIPKNMDARRKAMLSNLQSASDDSFDAVYVGQQAAAHQEALNLHGSYGKRGDYPALKKLAQTTAQVVAHHKEAIAALDRKFGPSS, from the coding sequence ATGAGATCGGACACATCATCGGCCGTTATCGCCATCGCAGCTGCGGCATTCGGGCTGCTGGGTGCATGCAACCAGACGAGCGGCGTCGGAGGTCAGGACCAACTGGCGAACGGCAGCGCGACAGTCGCCAAACATTATGAGGGGCCAAAACCAGAAGGCGTCTCAACCACCAACGATGCCGTCACCACAACCTTCTACATTCCACAAGCAGCGATCGGAGATATGTATGAGGTGGAAGCGAGCGCAATTGCGCTTGCCCGCGCCAGGTCACCGGAAGTAAAGGCTTTCGCCCGGATGATGATCGAAGATCACAAGAAAAGCAGCGCAGCTCTACGACATTTCGTAGCCGAAAATCCGGTAAACATAGCCATCCCCAAGAATATGGACGCCCGGCGCAAGGCCATGCTGTCGAACCTTCAGTCGGCCAGTGATGATTCCTTCGACGCTGTATATGTCGGCCAGCAAGCGGCCGCGCATCAGGAGGCGCTTAACCTGCATGGTAGCTACGGCAAGAGGGGTGATTATCCGGCGCTCAAGAAGCTGGCTCAGACAACAGCGCAGGTGGTCGCGCATCACAAGGAGGCGATCGCCGCGCTCGACAGGAAATTCGGTCCATCCTCTTGA
- a CDS encoding Gfo/Idh/MocA family protein → MTLAIPLTPAEAPLLARPRIGFLGTGWIGRNRMEAMLATGLIDVAAIADPVSETATAAALLAPGAEIMNSLDALLDSEPDGIVIATPSALHAEQSIAALERGIPIFCQKPLGRDLVEVRAVVEAARDADRLLGVDLSYRGTAGMRAIRERVHAGDLGEVHAVDLTFHNAYGPDKPWFYEPRLSGGGCMMDLGVHLIDLALWTLDFPAVETIEAHLFGKGQRLYDRDGQVEDYGVATLRLASGTVVRIACSWNLHAGQDAIIAADFYGNRAGAAFRNTGGSFYDFEAHLFRGTTRETLSQPGDAWGGQMAHGWAQQLARSPRFDPACEDLVRVAGVLDGIYDASRR, encoded by the coding sequence ATGACGCTGGCCATACCCTTGACACCCGCCGAAGCGCCACTGCTCGCTCGTCCGCGCATCGGCTTTCTCGGGACTGGCTGGATTGGGCGCAACCGGATGGAAGCCATGCTGGCGACGGGTTTGATTGATGTCGCGGCCATCGCTGATCCAGTGTCGGAAACTGCAACCGCGGCCGCGCTGCTGGCCCCTGGCGCTGAGATAATGAATTCGCTCGATGCATTGCTCGACAGCGAACCGGACGGCATTGTGATCGCCACGCCGAGCGCTCTTCACGCGGAACAGTCAATTGCGGCGCTGGAGCGCGGCATCCCCATATTCTGCCAGAAGCCGCTGGGCCGCGATCTGGTGGAAGTACGGGCGGTGGTCGAGGCGGCCCGTGACGCCGACCGGCTGCTGGGCGTCGATCTTTCCTATCGGGGCACAGCTGGCATGCGCGCAATCCGAGAAAGGGTGCATGCGGGTGATCTCGGCGAGGTCCATGCCGTCGATCTGACCTTTCACAATGCCTATGGCCCGGACAAGCCCTGGTTTTATGAACCCCGTTTGTCAGGCGGCGGGTGCATGATGGATCTCGGCGTCCACCTCATCGACCTGGCGCTATGGACATTGGACTTCCCGGCGGTGGAAACGATCGAGGCCCACCTGTTCGGCAAAGGACAACGCCTGTACGACCGCGATGGCCAGGTGGAGGATTATGGCGTCGCCACGCTGCGCCTTGCGAGCGGCACGGTGGTGCGGATTGCTTGTTCCTGGAACCTTCATGCAGGGCAGGACGCCATCATCGCCGCCGATTTCTATGGCAATCGGGCCGGAGCCGCCTTCCGTAACACCGGCGGGTCTTTTTATGATTTTGAAGCGCATCTGTTCCGCGGCACCACCCGGGAGACGCTGAGCCAGCCGGGCGACGCCTGGGGTGGACAGATGGCGCACGGCTGGGCGCAGCAGCTAGCTCGTTCCCCGCGCTTCGACCCCGCTTGTGAGGATCTCGTCCGAGTGGCGGGAGTTCTGGATGGCATTTACGACGCGTCACGCCGCTGA
- a CDS encoding MDR/zinc-dependent alcohol dehydrogenase-like family protein: MTDTHAPEMGGGDPAPTPVATMRAAVVTGPGEIRIDHLPLPVPDAGQVRIKLEGCGVCASNLTPWAGPDWQHFPTEPGALGHEGWGIVDALGPGVTTVAAGDRVAALSYASYAEYDLADEAAVIPLPPALAGIPFPGEPLGCAFNIFRRADIRAGQTVAIIGIGFLGAILTRLATDAGARVIAISRRSSSLDLACRYGARECVAMEDHHAIIDRVRDLTDGQFCERVIEAVGKQWPLDLAAELVGERGKLIVAGYHQDGPRQVDMRLWNWRGIDVINAHERNPLIYVNGISEAVEAVASGRLDLTPLITHRYPLERLDEALNATRDKPAGFVKAVVIP, translated from the coding sequence ATGACCGACACACATGCTCCCGAAATGGGCGGTGGCGATCCGGCACCCACGCCGGTCGCTACCATGCGCGCTGCGGTGGTCACCGGGCCCGGAGAAATTCGCATCGATCATCTTCCTCTGCCAGTACCGGACGCAGGCCAAGTCCGCATCAAGCTTGAGGGTTGCGGCGTGTGCGCCTCTAACCTCACCCCCTGGGCCGGTCCCGACTGGCAGCACTTTCCCACAGAGCCTGGCGCGCTCGGCCATGAGGGTTGGGGCATAGTCGACGCGCTCGGGCCCGGGGTGACGACGGTGGCGGCGGGAGACCGGGTCGCGGCCCTCTCCTACGCCAGCTACGCTGAATATGATCTTGCCGATGAAGCTGCGGTAATTCCGCTGCCGCCTGCGCTCGCAGGCATTCCCTTCCCCGGCGAGCCGCTGGGCTGCGCTTTCAACATCTTCCGCCGTGCGGACATCCGGGCCGGGCAAACGGTCGCGATCATCGGCATCGGCTTTCTGGGCGCGATCCTCACCCGGCTTGCCACCGATGCAGGCGCCCGCGTCATTGCCATTTCGCGCCGCTCCTCGTCACTCGATCTCGCCTGCCGTTACGGAGCCAGGGAGTGCGTCGCCATGGAGGATCACCACGCGATCATCGATCGGGTGCGGGACTTGACCGATGGCCAATTCTGCGAGCGTGTCATCGAAGCCGTCGGAAAACAATGGCCGCTCGACCTTGCGGCTGAACTGGTCGGCGAACGTGGCAAGCTGATCGTCGCGGGCTATCACCAGGACGGTCCGCGCCAGGTTGATATGAGGCTGTGGAACTGGCGTGGCATCGATGTCATCAACGCGCATGAGCGGAACCCGCTCATCTATGTAAACGGCATAAGCGAAGCGGTGGAAGCAGTAGCATCGGGCAGGCTCGACCTCACACCCCTTATCACCCATCGCTACCCGCTCGAGCGGCTCGACGAGGCGCTCAACGCGACCCGCGACAAGCCGGCCGGCTTTGTGAAGGCGGTCGTAATCCCATGA
- a CDS encoding inositol-3-phosphate synthase — translation MKLTPPPPRPTIRIGIVGVGNCASSLVQGLSHYRAESNDHHGLMHWDLGGYRPCDIEIAAAWDIDRRKLGKDVAEAIFTKPNCTQVFCADVKPSGVTVEMGRILDGYAEHMSDYADERTFLPADATQPNKQDIVGRLRDAGIDVLLNYLPVGSQQASEFYAECALEAGVAFVNNIPVFIASDPEWADRFIGAGVPIIGDDIKAQLGATIVHRVLTDLFAKRGVKLDRTYQINTGGNTDFLNMSNRTRLRSKKISKTEAVQSVAEQRLDDDNIHIGPSDYVAWQNDNKVCFLRMEGQLFGGVPMNLELRLSVEDSPNSAGVAIDMIRCAKLALDRGLAGPIHPAAAYFCKHPPQQMTDDRAHEALEAFITGEGAVALAAE, via the coding sequence ATGAAACTCACCCCTCCACCTCCACGCCCGACGATCCGGATCGGCATCGTCGGCGTCGGCAATTGCGCCAGTTCGCTGGTGCAGGGACTGTCGCACTACCGCGCGGAAAGCAACGATCATCATGGCCTCATGCACTGGGATTTGGGCGGCTATCGTCCCTGCGACATAGAGATTGCCGCCGCCTGGGACATTGATCGACGGAAACTCGGCAAGGACGTTGCCGAAGCGATCTTCACCAAGCCCAACTGCACGCAGGTCTTCTGCGCCGACGTGAAGCCGAGCGGCGTCACTGTGGAAATGGGCCGCATCCTTGACGGCTATGCCGAACATATGAGCGACTATGCCGACGAGCGCACATTCCTGCCCGCCGATGCCACCCAACCGAACAAGCAGGATATCGTCGGTCGGTTGCGTGATGCGGGGATCGACGTGCTGCTCAATTACCTGCCGGTGGGGTCGCAGCAGGCGAGCGAATTCTACGCCGAATGTGCTCTGGAGGCCGGCGTGGCCTTTGTTAATAACATCCCCGTCTTCATCGCCAGCGATCCTGAGTGGGCGGATCGCTTCATCGGGGCGGGAGTGCCGATCATCGGCGACGATATAAAGGCGCAGCTCGGGGCGACCATCGTCCACCGCGTCCTCACCGACCTGTTCGCCAAACGCGGCGTAAAGCTCGATCGCACATATCAGATCAATACCGGCGGCAATACCGACTTCCTCAACATGTCGAACCGAACACGGCTAAGGTCGAAGAAAATTTCCAAGACGGAAGCCGTTCAGTCAGTCGCGGAACAGCGGTTGGATGATGATAATATCCATATCGGCCCGTCCGACTATGTCGCATGGCAGAATGACAACAAGGTCTGCTTCCTGCGCATGGAAGGGCAATTGTTCGGCGGCGTGCCCATGAACCTCGAACTGCGCCTATCGGTCGAAGATAGTCCCAACAGCGCCGGCGTCGCTATCGACATGATCCGCTGCGCCAAGCTGGCGCTCGACCGCGGGCTAGCCGGGCCGATCCATCCGGCGGCCGCCTATTTCTGCAAGCATCCGCCGCAACAGATGACGGATGATCGCGCCCATGAGGCGCTGGAAGCGTTTATCACTGGGGAGGGCGCAGTGGCGCTGGCAGCGGAATGA